Part of the Ursus arctos isolate Adak ecotype North America unplaced genomic scaffold, UrsArc2.0 scaffold_1, whole genome shotgun sequence genome, TTAGACTGCAAAGTCTATCCTGGGATGGCACAATGCACGGGTCTTGATTGCTGATTGAAGAAAGGCCCAGCCATGGGCTAGCAATCATTTACAAAGCGGTCCCCAGAGGAATGCAAACATACCCACTCTAACAGTTCTTTAGCTCATGCCACAACCCTTCCTACAGCCTCCTATAAACTACGGAGGATAACTTGCTTATGCAAAGATGTCACTCTAGCAATTGTTCCTTTAGGGCAAAACCTGGTAACTTTTGGCAGAGAGAATATCAAAGAATACCCTATAATCTCATAAATCAAAGCTTTTAACTGTCTGGATTCATAAGTGACTGTATTCTTTCCAGTAtgcattctttcttcttccagggGTTGTTCAATAATGGCAGGTATGTTCCTGCCATAAAGTTCACATTGTTCTAGAAACTGGACACATTCTTGAATAACACTGTCACGAAGCACAATCATGTGTTTTGACATGTTTTCTAATAAGGACAGGAAGCATCTTTTGGCATAATACCAGATATCAGTTCCCAGTTTCTTATGATAGGGTTCCAGGCTTTTGATAACCCGAGAAATACCAAAGTCATAATTTCCTTTGGCACAATAGAGTGTCCCTATCACCAAATTCACAATGCAGAGGTGGTAGATTTTCTTATCTGGGTCACCATAGGACAgctgctcttcctccttttcaATCTTTCTCATCAACTCCTCAGCTTCTTCATTCTGACTTGTCATAATGTATGAAACACACAGGTTAGCCAGCACAATAGCACTGACATTCAGGATGTTGTCATAGTGCTTCTTGACTATGGGTTCATAGAAACCGATAgcttctttgtatttgttttcctgcATGAACAGGACATGGGCCACGTTCAGCTTCCACACATCATGGTCATTACAGAATTCCACAGATTTGCGGAAGATCTTTTCCACCATTGGATAATTCTCAAGGTTCCAGTAGATCTTTGCCTGGGCCATCAACACGGGAATATACTTCTCTAGAGTGTCATCATACTCATTCATTGCCTTTTTGACAGCTTCATCATCTCTATTGTGTCTTGCTTCCTGTACCTGTTTAGTGAGTCTCCGGAGCTGTTCAGTCAGCATCCCTGCTAGCCCATCAAGCTTAATGAAAGCCTCTTCAGGAGCTGTCTGGCAAGTGATCATGGCATCCAAGAAGTCATAGAGATAGGGTGTGAGGAACCTGTAGGTCAAATGGGCATTCTCTGCCAGCACATCGGCTGCCAGGTCAAAATACTCATACTTACAGTAGAGCAGCAGCAGGTTGCCAAAGGTCTCCGGGGGAAAGGGGTTCTGCTGGAGCAAGAACTGTAGCTTTTCAAACCCCTCCGTAGGCCTGGTGTCCATGTTCATGAGCGCCTGGTTGTGCAGGGTCACGGGGTCTAACTCTTCCTCTGCCCTAGGAGGCATGTCAGTGAGGGCTTCCTGGGCCGCCTCGTAGTTTCTCAGTTGGTACTCGATGGCTGCCTTGAGGTTGAAGGCTTCCACCAGGGCAGTCTGATGAAGGACTAAGGTGTTGCCAACACTTCGAACATCAATGCCCTCCGTGGTCATGCCCACACCGAGCTCCGGGTGCTGGCGTATGCCGTGTTCAATAATGTCGGCGATATGCTTGAGAGCCGAGGCATAGTGCCGGCTGCTGTAATAGGCCAAAGCCAGGTTGTAGGAAAGGTCAGGCCGGTAGCCCGAGGCCTGCAGGGCCGCAAAGAACTTGGAACACGCGGCTTCATACTGTCCCTCCTTGTAGAGCAAACAACCCAGGTTGACCTGGCCGTCGGGGTCGTTCTCGCCCCCACcgccctctcccccttccccactcagCAGCTGCTCCACCAGGCTCTTGGCCCCGGGCAGGTCGCCCTCGCTGTACTTGATAGCGGCTTGCAGACGCAGGACCCGGCTGTGGTAGGCGGGGTTGTCCAGCAGGAGGAAGGCCACCCGGGTGGCCTCTGGATAAAGGCACGCCTTGTACAGGGCCTGGGCCTGGTACAGGCGGTACTGCTCCAGTTCGGGGTGCAGCTGGCCCAGCTGCTCATAGCACTCGGCGGCCAGCGCGAACTCCTGCAGGCGGTAGTAGCAGTAGCCCAGCAGCGACAGGCCGGCGCGGCTCCTCGGGCTCCGCTGGAGCTCGCCGCCCAGCAGCTGCACCGCCTCGGCGTAGCGGGAATCGCGGATGAGGCGGTACACGACGGCGGTGAACTCCCCATCGGGGATCTGCGCGCAGCTCAGCCCGGCCATAACCGCCTTGGTGGTGGAGCTGGCTGGAAACGGAAGACACAAAGTATTTCTTTATGTTCTCTGGTAGTTATCTGCAATAGAAGGAATTAGCTAGAATCGGAAAGGAGTCACTTACGAGACACCACCAGTATTTCTTCTATTTCCCAAGCAAATGGGAAATATTCTCCAATATATGGCATATAAACTCAAAGATCCCTTCAGATTTTCTTCCAAATATGGGGCCATCACCATCAACTAGATAAATGGTACAGATTAAAGGTGATATAAATTAGATACCATGCTTTAGTATTCATAATGAGCCAAACTCTCGGACAGATGACAGTGTTTCAGCACCCAAAGATGTCATGCTATAGAGGAATTATTTGGAGCATAATGCATCTAGATACCTATGTAGCTAATTTGTTCCTctttgaaggggaaaaagaaattattatagcAGGATCCCTATCACTCATTGAAAGCTATGAGGTCAAACCAAAGAAATTGCTGTTATTATAGGTTGAAAACTCTAAATCAGCACTGACATATGGTTCAacctagtatttatttttttctaggccAGGTGGAATGGGGCAGTTACATTTATGAGGAGCAAAAAAGGTAAGCAGTGGTGGAAACAAAGAATGAAGCTCTAGCAGcttatagaaaaattaaatgccTGAGCAGAATAAGTGAGGGTCACAGTAAGAAGCTTAAAATACTATTGATAGGGTTTTGAATATGAAACTGGCATTATGAATCTACTAGATAGTTTCAGAATTCACTGATATATCACTCCATCTGtagtgggaggaggagaagaatttGTTGGGGTCATGGAAATAGtgtagaatatttttcttttttcaaaaggcTATAACATGAATGTGTCCTAAATTCAAGTAAAGTTCTAAGGCTACCTTCTGTTATTAATCATTGTTAAAGATCAACTCCATAAATAAAAGGATCATGTTTATGTTCATATATTCAAATTAACAAATGGAGCAAAGAAAACCACGGAAATTGTCAATTGTTTATTGTATCCACACCATAGCATCCTAATTTTGTTATGGCACAAGATTTCCCATGAATCctgcaaattaaaaatagcaacagtatCTATAACACAAGGAATTTTTGTTAAAGCATTACAACCATACTGGAAAACTCTGCCCAAACATACTATAATCTATCCAAGATGTCTGCAttacaaaattaatgtaattgTAAGGGTAAATTGTTGGAGTACTACATGCaatctttgaaataattattaatgtCTAGATTTCCCATATAGTTGATAGTGCCTAGTCCTTGGAAGATATAATCTTACGATGCAGGGTTTCCTTAGGATAAAGCAAAGTATGAAATACAAAGAGAACATGGGCATTACAGATATTGATACAACTTCCTCATTCACTTTTGAGTTTCTTCATAAATCCTTCTACGGTACaagttcttttattatatttctttttgtgagGTTTTTCGAAAGTTACATCTAAACTATTTCAATTATAAACTCTACAAGGCTCAATATGTAACAAATGTAAAGATGCCTAAGGATGGATACAAACAAAATAGAGGGCCAAATATAAATAACAGAGCCATTATGATAAATGGCATTATCAGACATAACTATATATTCCATCCTATAATCTCATAAATCAAAGCTTTTAACTGTCTGGATTCATAAGTGACTGTATTCTTTCCAGTAtgcattctttcttcttccagggGTTGTTCAATAACGGCAGGTATGTTCCTGCCGTAAAGTTCACATTGTTCTAGAAACTGGACACATTCTTGAATAACACTGTCACGAAGCACAATCATGTGTTTTGACATGTTTTCTAATAAGGACAGGAAGCATCTTTTGGCATAATACCAGGTATCAGTTCCCAGTTTCTTATGATAGGGTTCCAGGCTTTTGATAACCCGAGAAATACCAAAGTCATAATTTCCTTTGGCACAATAGAGTGTCCCTATCACCAAATTCACAATGCAGAGGTGGTAGATTTTCTTATCTGGGTCACCATAGGACAgctgctcttcctccttttcaATCTTTCTCATCAACTCCTCAGCTTCTTCATTCTGACTTGTCATAATGTATGAAACACACAGGTTAGCCAGCACAATAGCACTGACATTCAGGATGTTGTCATAGTGCTTCTTGACTATGGGTTCATAGAAACCGATAgcttctttgtatttgttttcctgcATGAACAGGACATGGGCCACGTTCAGCTTCCACACATCATGGTCATTACAGAATTCCACAGATTTGCGGAAGATCTTTTCCACCATTGGATAATTCTCAAGGTTCCAGTAGATCTTTGCCTGGGCCATCAACACGGGAATATACTTCTCTAGAGTGTCATCATACTCATTCATTGCCTTTTTGACAGCTTCATCATCTCTATTGTGTCTTGCTTCCTGTACCTGTTTAGTGAGTCTCCGGAGCTGTTCAGTCAGCATCCCTGCTAGCCCATCAAGCTTAATGAAAGCCTCTTCAGGAGCTGTCTGGCAAGTGATCATGGCATCCAAGAAGTCATAGAGATAGGGTGTGAGGAACCTGTAGGTCAAATGGGCATTCTCTGCCAGCACATCGGCTGCCAGGTCAAAATACTCATACTTACAGTAGAGCAGCAGCAGGTTGCCAAAGGTCTCCGGGGGAAAGGGGTTCTGCTGGAGCAAGAACTGTAGCTTTTCAAACCCCTCCGTAGGCCTGGTGTCCATGTTCATGAGCGCCTGGTTGTGCAGGGTCACGGGGTCTAACTCTTCCTCTGCCCTAGGAGGCATGTCAGTGAGGGTTTCTTGGGCCACCTCGTAGTTTCTCAGTTGGTACTCGATGGCTGCCTTGAGGTTGAAGGCTTCCACCAGGGCAGTCTGATGAAGGACTAAGGTGTTGCCAACACTTCGAACATCAATGCCCTCCGTGGTCATGCCCACACCGAGCTCCGGGTGCTGGCGTATGCCGTGTTCAATAATGTCGGCGATATGCTTGAGAGCCGAGGCATAGTGCCGGCTGCTGTAATAGGCCAAAGCCAGGTTGTAGGAAAGGTCAGGCCGGTAGCCCGAGGCCTGCAGGGCCGCAAAGAACTTGGAACACGCGGCTTCATACTGTCCCTCCTTGTAGAGCAAACAACCCAGGTTGACCTGGCCGTCGGGGTCGTTCTCGCCCCCACcgccctctcccccttccccactcagCAGCTGCTCCACCAGGCTCTTGGCCCCGGGCAGGTCGCCCTCGCTGTACTTGATAGCGGCTTGCAGACGCAGGACCCGGCTGTGGTAGGCGGGGTTGTCCAGCAGGAGGAAGGCCACCCGGGTGGCCTCTGGATAAAGGCACGCCTTGTACAGGGCCTGGGCCTGGTACAGGCGGTACTGCTCCAGTTCGGGGTGCAGCTGGCCCAGCTGCTCATAGCACTCGGCGGCCAGCGCGAACTCCTGCAGGCGGTAGTAGCAGTAGCCCAGCAGCGACAGGCCGGCGCGGCTCCTCGGGCTCCGCTGGAGCTCGCCGCCCAGCAGCTGCACCGCCTCGGCGTAGCGGGAATCGCGGATGAGGCGGTACACGACGGCGGTGAACTCCCCATCCGGGATCTGCGCGCCGCTCAGCCCGGCCATAACGGCATTGGTGTTGGAGCGTGCTCGTTACCACGGCAACTAGCCTGCCGGAAACGGAAAGCTGCTTGTCCTGAGATTACTTTGTAACGGAATAAGCCCGTTAGGGATAAACAGTAATCAGTGAAGTTAGTCTTTCAATTATTAAATCTGTCCTCGAAGACTTTAGGCCGCTAAGGCCGTTAGTAACGCCAGACTGAACAAACGCTTCCAGGTAGCTCAGAGATGAAAACTCCACTTCCCGACATGCACCACTCTGGTCGCGGCGCCGGAACGCGGGCGCGCTGCATGCTGGGGGCGTATTCTCGCGGGATCGACTCACAGGCGTGGAGAGATGAGGTTTCAGTACCCTTTATCCTCCCATAGTTATGGAAGGTCCGGGTAGCGGGTTGTATCATTTCGGTGTCTGACGTCGGGGAGAAAGGGTTATGGTTTGAAATCCCTTGCTTTTTAAGCCTTTTATAGTGTGCAATGCCTACAAACGGTGTCGGTTCGTGTTTTGTGCTTGTAAATTAGCGGGAAGGAAAAGGTGGACGGACTATTTCCTTGGAATTGCCCTGGAATTAGAGTAGGTTCTTTTTTAAAGGTGCCCCGAGGGCATACTTTCTATGAAGGTAATAATCGAGAGATCTTTATTTTTGTCGTTTTCACAGGTGACGGTAGGAAATGGTTTTGTATTATCTGGTACTGTGAGACATTCAATTTTAGATTCAAGTGTTTCCAGTCCCCTTGTTTTTTCATAAACAGTTATTACAGAGCAGATGGCAGCATTTAAACTTGGCTGCATTTCCTGCCCTGGTCCTCTGGCtttcactacaaaaaagaaaacattcttcctTGATCTACCTAGATCTCTACTGGTATTCCATCATTTGCGTTGGCCTGTCTAGTCCCTAAGATAAATGGTGTCCAAATAAAAGCATGTCTTTGCTATATAGTTAAAGACTTCAGTGCAAGTCCTTTATCTTCTTCCTTCATGGTTTTGCTGCCCATGCAGCTTATCTATATGTAAATTTTAGACGCGACACCAACCATATTGTATTATTAAAccatttatgtacatttttttccgATCTTAATAACCACTCCATATTCTGTATATTACATACAGGTAAAGAATCTGTGTACTGGAGAGGTTTACGTTATTGGCTTAAGACCACACAGTTAGGTAGTTAGCAGCTCTGCGGTGATATCCAACATCTAGTTTCAGTAGGAAATAGTGACTGATAAATAACTCATTCTGTATATCCCCTATAGATGTTGTAAGAGCCCAGTGTTTGGGGCCAAGTTGTAGAATGGAAGGTTAGTGTCGGTTTCCTCCATTCAACCAACCGACTTGGTGTGGGCAGTAGAAATTTGAACTTCCAGATCTGAATGGCAACTGTGAGCAGATGTTAGGAACTGATTAGTGGGTGGGGGTGGTATAGCTTCTAGTCACCTGGTGTATCTAGGAGGAGACATCTCCAGGTGTGTGATTGTTCATATCAGAAAACAACTGACTTTATGTACTCATTCATATCAGAAGATAAAAGGTCTTCTCTTGCTGAGAAATTGGCAGAGCTGTGAAGTTCTGAGTGTGACCAGAAAAGGAACTTACCACTGCATGAATAccgagagagaaagaaactacACATTTCAGAGGGTTGAGTGGGGGCTCCCGCACACCTAAAACACCCGGAGAAAACAGGCAATGAGGACTACTACAGCTCTACTCAGACACTTCTTTCAACCCAACCTCTGGGTGCACACGTTAAGGGCCTTCGACTCAGCAGGTATGTGGGTTGACAGAGGCGGGTTAGTGCTGCCCAGTAATTgaggggtgggtgtgggaggATCTTCACCTTTATGGCTGCCTGACTACATTTGTCCCTTGGAAACTCAGACTTAGTGTTTTAAAATCCTTATGTATGAACTGTTACTATGGATAAGTTACTGTTAAGGTAAGACAACAGAACATAGAAATGGGAAACTACCTTTTTATCTTTAGTCTGTCAGTCTTTTTTTCAGAATTGTATTTGTATCATGTAAAGCATTCACCTTCAAATGGCTTCTTGGAAGTGGATGAAAAATAGTAGGGCTATCTTCTGTCTCCCAAATTTCCCTTCAGGCATCAGTTGGGGTCCTCTCTTTGTGTTGGTACCTGTCTGTGGGTGTGGCAGCTGAcgggggatgggggcaggagggaggctgcTCTGTGTCTTTCCCCTTATTTTATCTGCTGCTGCTCCCAAGGCCTGGCTTGAAAAAAGCAGGACATTCGGTTTAGACAGATGGAGGGCAGggtcattttcaaaatgaaatgagTGCACAAATCACACTGTGAAATTGGCATGACCATCACTGCTGCTGTGATAGACTGACTTTTATTTAGTCTATGATAGGCAGTTGGGGAATAGAttaggttttttgggggggagggtggaagaAGGCCCATTAATTAATGATAGAAATTCTGGAAAGCAATAAATGGGGTGGAATattataaaatgtcataaaagcTCATTTTGTTACCAACAGAATCTTGAAAACTGGAGCATGTATCAGAAAGTAAGTGTATCATACCACTCCTAGCAATAAGAAAGCATTTGGTGGTTGCGATAAAATGATTTAGTGCCTTCTTGAAAGGAACTAGGCTTTGAGAAAATGGTGCTGGACTCGATGGATTTTGCTGCATAAGGGAGGCATGTTTACCACGTAGAAGAATTCCATTCAGGCAAAATGTGTAGGAGGTAAAAGCATGACGTTTGGTTCTTCATATGCTTTTGTTTCTGCCTGCTAAACCGTGAGATGATCAAATCCTGTTCTATTTGTCTGTGTAATCTGTTCTCTTGTAAAACAGTTGGACGGTATGATTTCTTATTTATCCTGCAAAGGTGATCCTTTCCTCTTGGTAAAGCGGTCATTTCTAAACATCCCAACTACCACAGCCGTGGGCAGACATCTTCCTTGATAATGGAAGACCTTCTGCAAAACCATTTGCCAGTcgatctttctttttccctctcattGCAGGCCATTTTCTTCAGGGTGGCCAGTTTCAGGGGCTCAGGTACCTTGCTTCCTCTCAACAATAAACACGGAAAAAGAATAAATCAGCGCCAAATTGGTAATGTAATTGACTCTTAGGAGCATCTGTTCAATCTTTTAGCACTCTTGGAGAGGTTGTGTACCAGATCAGCACTGGGGCATTTACGCTCAGATAGTAAGCCGTTTGGCCTCATTATGAACTCTCTTTTTGCTGGTAGTTTcagctttattaatattttaattcgaCTTCCTTCTTGGATAtaccttggcttttttttttatcaagtagCTTATATTTGGGTGCTTACAGTGTTATTATCTAACTTATCAGGGGGAGCACAATAGCATTATAGTTTATAAATGGAATTAGTAGAGAAGGCACAACTGTGGATACTGGCATTTAAAGAAAGCAGTCAACCATCCGAACAAAGAGCTACTCTAAGCCTCGTGTTTATGCAGTACTTTCTGTACCAGGACCAGGTCCTGCTTTGCCTAACTCCCCTCATTAATCCTCACAGGCCTTCTGTGA contains:
- the LOC125281341 gene encoding tetratricopeptide repeat protein 30B-like, translated to MAGLSGAQIPDGEFTAVVYRLIRDSRYAEAVQLLGGELQRSPRSRAGLSLLGYCYYRLQEFALAAECYEQLGQLHPELEQYRLYQAQALYKACLYPEATRVAFLLLDNPAYHSRVLRLQAAIKYSEGDLPGAKSLVEQLLSGEGGEGGGGENDPDGQVNLGCLLYKEGQYEAACSKFFAALQASGYRPDLSYNLALAYYSSRHYASALKHIADIIEHGIRQHPELGVGMTTEGIDVRSVGNTLVLHQTALVEAFNLKAAIEYQLRNYEVAQETLTDMPPRAEEELDPVTLHNQALMNMDTRPTEGFEKLQFLLQQNPFPPETFGNLLLLYCKYEYFDLAADVLAENAHLTYRFLTPYLYDFLDAMITCQTAPEEAFIKLDGLAGMLTEQLRRLTKQVQEARHNRDDEAVKKAMNEYDDTLEKYIPVLMAQAKIYWNLENYPMVEKIFRKSVEFCNDHDVWKLNVAHVLFMQENKYKEAIGFYEPIVKKHYDNILNVSAIVLANLCVSYIMTSQNEEAEELMRKIEKEEEQLSYGDPDKKIYHLCIVNLVIGTLYCAKGNYDFGISRVIKSLEPYHKKLGTDTWYYAKRCFLSLLENMSKHMIVLRDSVIQECVQFLEQCELYGRNIPAVIEQPLEEERMHTGKNTVTYESRQLKALIYEIIGWNI
- the LOC113250723 gene encoding tetratricopeptide repeat protein 30B-like, whose amino-acid sequence is MAGLSCAQIPDGEFTAVVYRLIRDSRYAEAVQLLGGELQRSPRSRAGLSLLGYCYYRLQEFALAAECYEQLGQLHPELEQYRLYQAQALYKACLYPEATRVAFLLLDNPAYHSRVLRLQAAIKYSEGDLPGAKSLVEQLLSGEGGEGGGGENDPDGQVNLGCLLYKEGQYEAACSKFFAALQASGYRPDLSYNLALAYYSSRHYASALKHIADIIEHGIRQHPELGVGMTTEGIDVRSVGNTLVLHQTALVEAFNLKAAIEYQLRNYEAAQEALTDMPPRAEEELDPVTLHNQALMNMDTRPTEGFEKLQFLLQQNPFPPETFGNLLLLYCKYEYFDLAADVLAENAHLTYRFLTPYLYDFLDAMITCQTAPEEAFIKLDGLAGMLTEQLRRLTKQVQEARHNRDDEAVKKAMNEYDDTLEKYIPVLMAQAKIYWNLENYPMVEKIFRKSVEFCNDHDVWKLNVAHVLFMQENKYKEAIGFYEPIVKKHYDNILNVSAIVLANLCVSYIMTSQNEEAEELMRKIEKEEEQLSYGDPDKKIYHLCIVNLVIGTLYCAKGNYDFGISRVIKSLEPYHKKLGTDIWYYAKRCFLSLLENMSKHMIVLRDSVIQECVQFLEQCELYGRNIPAIIEQPLEEERMHTGKNTVTYESRQLKALIYEIIGYSLIFSLPKVTRFCPKGTIARVTSLHKQVILRSL